The region TTACTTCACGATCTGGACTATATGGAAACGAAATCTAATTTTGAAAAGCACGGTTTTAGAACGGTTGAAATACTTAAAGAGGAAGGTTTTACTATTCCTAATAATATGGCTAAAGCTATAATAGCTCACGCTTGTCATCCTGGTTGGGAACCACAAACGCTATTAGAAAAAGCTTTATATGCAACTGACCCACTAAGTGGACTAGTGGTAGCAGCGGCACTTATACATCCTGATAAAAAGCTTTCCTCTATTGATACTACTTTTATAATGAAAAGGTTTAAAGAAAAGAGATTTGCTGCCGGTGCAGATAGGAATCAAATTAAAAGTTGTGAAAGTTTTGGGTTAACACTTGAAGAGTTTATTTCTATAGGACTCATAGCAATGTCAAACATTGCAGAGGTACTGGGGCTATGAAAACAAAGATAACAATTTTAATTGAAAATAAAGTTAAGAGACTACCTTATGGGGCTATAGGCAAACATGGTTTATCTATGCTTATTGAGATAGAAAACAGTTTTAAAATCCTGTACGATACTGGACCTAACTGGGAGAGCCTGATTTACAATGCTTCATTGCTTGGGAAAAATATTAAAGATGTAGAAATGATAGTTATATCTCACGGACACCACGATCACGGTAATGATATAGTTCCTATATTAGACTATATAGGCAAAAAGGAGATCCCTGTTGTAATACACCCTTTGGCCTTTAACAGAAAGGGAGATATAAAGATGAATTCAACAGAAAATGATCTAAGAGATATGAAAGCTAAGTTGATCTTAAAGTATGAACCTTTTATGCTTTATGATGGAATATGGTTTTCAGGCAGCATACCTCGTAAAGAAGGAAATCCTATTCATCCTGTTAGAGATGAATCAAATGGGAGTATAATAGACGAAGTTATGGATGATACAGCTCTTTACCTAAAAGGCAAAGAAGGTGGGATAATATTAACAGGATGTGGACATAGTGGGATCCTAAATATAATAGATCATGCTAAAGAA is a window of Synergistota bacterium DNA encoding:
- a CDS encoding HDIG domain-containing protein is translated as MTRESALTLIDKYITDGSIKKHLFATEAIMKALANRLREDEKEWALTGLLHDLDYMETKSNFEKHGFRTVEILKEEGFTIPNNMAKAIIAHACHPGWEPQTLLEKALYATDPLSGLVVAAALIHPDKKLSSIDTTFIMKRFKEKRFAAGADRNQIKSCESFGLTLEEFISIGLIAMSNIAEVLGL
- a CDS encoding MBL fold metallo-hydrolase, which produces MKTKITILIENKVKRLPYGAIGKHGLSMLIEIENSFKILYDTGPNWESLIYNASLLGKNIKDVEMIVISHGHHDHGNDIVPILDYIGKKEIPVVIHPLAFNRKGDIKMNSTENDLRDMKAKLILKYEPFMLYDGIWFSGSIPRKEGNPIHPVRDESNGSIIDEVMDDTALYLKGKEGGIILTGCGHSGILNIIDHAKEILEIKNIYAIVGGFHGIDQLQEELLKTVHLISREEVSILAPCHCSGPLTYLLSRYPGFIDIGVGSELSFDII